One window of the Colletotrichum destructivum chromosome 4, complete sequence genome contains the following:
- a CDS encoding Putative amidase signature domain-containing protein, which translates to MPATTEWEVIASRHRAKQQQAIPQDWVIPDSKLQELNGTGTGHEGRLIALNALGKSALLTEKELDISGNYTARELLDKIHGGELSSEEVTLAFCKRAAVAQQLTSCLTEIFFDQGIARARQLDQHMIATGKPVGPLHGLPISLKDSFVIEGHHATVGYVEFLKRPPPTANSAMVDLLLDAGAVFFCKTNIPQTLMTADSENNIFGRTLNPHKTSLTAGGSTGGEGALISFRGSVLGIGTDIAGSIRIPSLCCGIYGFKPTADRIPFGGQSNFPFPVIRLPGVTPVAGPMANSVDDLTLLMETTLARRPWDYDTSSVDTPWRNLDDRVKTLTIGLLPEDPNYPLHPPVRRALNDAVLALEAAGHNVVHLPSDPSRSASVGGGLGFSYFGMTSSGLDALANTIGEPLVPSVKRNVHPFNDDKPPISPELDTAHQLSEFLRLRAGYADSWRKTWRDNNLDVVVGPGAISTAVPHDSYGAPVYTLMWNVLEYPAGIIPYGVASKDKDSHYQKAITPFDADYDPEASDEAPCAIQVVAPRFRDEECLQAMRIIDRDIRQ; encoded by the exons ATGCCTGCTACCACTGAATGGGAGGTTATCGCCTCTCGTCATCGAGCTAAACAGCAGCAAGCCATTCCGCAAGATTGGGTCATTCCTGATTCGAAACTACAGGAATTGAACGGCACTGGAACAGGCCATGAAGGTCGATTGATTGCACTGAACGCACTCGGAAAATCCGCCCTGCTAACGGAAAAGGAGCTCGACATATCAGGGAACTACACTGCGAGAGAGTTACTTGACAAAATCCACGGGGGAGAGTTATCGTCCGAAGAAGTGACTTTGGCGTTTTGCAAACGTGCCGCTGTCGCCCAACAACTT ACCTCCTGTCTTACCGAGATATTTTTCGATCAAGGCATTGCGAGGGCTCGGCAACTCGACCAGCATATGATAGCAACTGGCAAGCCAGTCGGACCTCTCCACGGGCTGCCCATTAGCCTCAAG GACTCGTTTGTAATCGAAGGTCACCATGCCACGGTCGGGTATGTTGAGTTTCTCAAAcgaccgccgccaacggccaaCTCGGCCATGGTGGACCTCTTGCTAGATGCTGGGGCTGTCTTCTTTTGCAAGACCAACATCCCTCAAACATTGATG ACGGCTGATTCAGAGAACAACATCTTTGGGAGGACACTCAACCCGCACAAGACGTCTTTGACTGCCGGTGGTTCGACAGGGGGCGAGGGAGCCCTCATTTCATTTCGGGGCTCGGTGTTGGGTATCGGCACTGATATTGCAGGCTCCATCAGAATACCATCTCTTTGTTGCGGAATCTATGGCTTCAAGCCGACCGCAGACCGAATACCGTTTGGCGGTCAATCAAACTTTCCCTTCCCTGTCATCCGTCTCCCTGGGGTGACACCAGTCGCGGGGCCCATGGCAAATTCGGTTGACGACCTCACTTTGCTCATGGAAACGACTCTCGCCCGGCGCCCATGGGATTACGACACATCCTCAGTCGACACACCATGGAGAAATCTGGACGACCGCGTCAAGACTTTGACGAttggccttcttcctgaAGATCCGAACTACCCACTGCACCCCCCCGTTCGGCGCGCCCTGAACGATGCTGTGTTAGCGCTCGAGGCTGCCGGGCACAACGTGGTCCATCTGCCATCAGACCCTTCTCGAAGTGCTAGTGTGGGAGGCGGATTAGGCTTCTCTTACTTTGGAATGACTTCCTCTGGTCTGGATGCCCTGGCGAACACAATTGGCGAACCACTCGTGCCTTCAGTCAAGAGAAACGTCCATCCATTCAATGATGACAAGCCCCCTATCTCCCCAGAGCTGGACACCGCGCACCAGCTGAGTGAGTTCCTCCGTCTTCGTGCTGGGTACGCCGACAGCTGGCGAAAGACGTGGCGTGACAATAATCTGGATGTGGTCGTCGGTCCTGGGGCCATCAGCACCGCCGTACCCCACGACAGCTACGGTGCTCCCGTCTACACCCTGATGTGGAACGTGCTAGAA TATCCGGCTGGAATTATACCTTATGGCGTTGCTTCGAAGGACAAAGACTCTCATTATCAAAAAGCAATCACCCCGTTTGATGCAGACT ATGACCCCGAGGCGAGCGATGAAGCTCCGTGTGCAATCCAAGTAGTAGCTCCTCGATtccgggacgaggagtgTTTACAAGCAATGAGAATAATCGACAGGGACATCAGACAATAG
- a CDS encoding Putative HTH CenpB-type DNA-binding domain, Zinc finger C2H2-type has product MMPNLQSSSAKDAASEPLAPTAENAISNDDAVLGQSETPFPRDNELNGQCSFDCSGLDAFMDFAPDQAEPDSLSGSAAHSMWLEMISDSSIINPCPPTGTSGQAWPPISTTTAPLLRDTNESWLIAGTHNSEDHVSSDFQWALPWLTGRPTDLTDQHGPDIRRTLPRRRSRYRNMQSNRQTVPIPMSASSPTEGLDPMQRWRQSPPQDEPASLAAIRDALTETRHRTEGHGNAVSPTYAHTNSGTSLESGGSSSSVPSAGSAWSATSGASRGRYSSLDRGRRGRIAKKRPNASQKDAKDPRPFKCTFCCDSFKTKYDWARHEKSRHLNLESWICAPRGGSILSTVTGQFHCVYCNAMDPSKEHLDSHNHSACHDRPIRARSFGRKDHLVQHLKVMHKLSEMPQFEDWKAETMDISSRCGFCDRVLLTWSERTGHLANHFRKGMAMKDWKGEHGFSPSVAQHVAHALPPYLIASESLSVEPFSATSQTSKDHFNQISSRSRGAWKGKAEATKDGDGQDAAALQSEAILSSRAATSKAFTEILEQHLKHFVREHLSHGLDPSDEMLRQESRRVIYDCDDEWNQTVADNSEWLARFRRQHGFVPVGNDGRDNAGKDA; this is encoded by the coding sequence ATGATGCCAAACCTGCAaagctcgtcggcgaaaGACGCTGCCAGCGAGCCACTCGCACCAACTGCCGAAAACGCCATTAGCAATGACGACGCTGTACTGGGGCAGTCAGAGACTCCATTTCCTAGGGACAATGAACTCAACGGCCAATGCAGTTTTGACTGTTCAGGACTAGACGCTTTTATGGACTTTGCGCCTGACCAAGCTGAGCCGGACAGTCTGTCAGGGTCGGCAGCTCACAGTATGTGGTTGGAAATGATTTCCGATTCCAGCATCATCAACCCCTGTCCTCCGACCGGAACCTCCGGTCAAGCCTGGCCTCCAATctcgacaacaacagcccCGTTGTTACGCGACACAAACGAATCCTGGCTTATTGCCGGAACTCACAACTCTGAAGACCATGTGTCGAGCGATTTTCAATGGGCCTTGCCGTGGTTGACGGGACGTCCGACGGATCTCACTGATCAACATGGCCCCGATATCCGGCGTACCCTCCCCAGGCGGCGTAGTCGGTATCGAAATATGCAATCCAATCGTCAAACTGTACCAATACCCATGTcagcttcctcgccgacggaAGGACTAGATCCGATGCAGCGATGGAGGCAATCACCCCCTCAAGATGAGCCGGCCTCCCTTGCGGCCATTCGAGACGCCCTCACAGAAACGCGCCACCGTACTGAAGGCCATGGGAATGCTGTTTCGCCGACGTATGCCCACACCAATTCCGGGACAAGCCTGGAAAGCGGTGGAAGCAGCTCGTCTGTGCCGTCGGCAGGCTCTGCCTGGTCTGCGACATCGGGAGCATCGCGGGGTCGGTACAGCTCTCTCGatcgcggccgtcgaggacggatTGCAAAGAAACGCCCAAACGCCAGTCAAAAAGATGCGAAGGATCCGCGGCCATTCAAGTGCACGTTTTGCTGCGACAGCTTCAAGACCAAGTACGACTGGGCCCGCCACGAGAAGTCGAGACACCTCAACCTAGAGTCATGGATCTGTGCTCCGCGTGGTGGTTCCATCCTGTCGACGGTCACAGGGCAGTTCCACTGCGTCTACTGCAATGCCATGGATCCCTCGAAAGAGCACCTTGACAGTCACAACCACAGCGCATGCCATGATCGACCGATAAGAGCCCGCTCGTTTGGACGCAAAGATCACCTGGTTCAGCACCTAAAAGTAATGCACAAGCTGAGCGAGATGCCTCAATTCGAAGATTGGAAAGCGGAGACCATGGACATTTCTTCGCGATGTGGCTTTTGCGATCGCGTGCTCTTGACATGGAGCGAGCGAACCGGCCATCTAGCGAATCACTTCCGCAAAGGAATGGCTATGAAGGATTGGAAAGGAGAACACGGTTTCAGCCCATCCGTTGCACAGCATGTTGCGCATGCACTACCTCCATACCTAATTGCGTCTGAATCACTCAGCGTCGAGCCTTTTTCCGCGACAAGCCAAACCTCGAAAGACCATTTCAACCAGATCTCGTCGCGGAGTCGAGGAGCATGGAAGggcaaggccgaggcgaccAAGGATGGCGATGGACAAGATGCGGCTGCGTTGCAGTCAGAAGCCATTCTCAGTTCCAGGGCAGCAACTTCCAAGGCTTTCACCGAGATCCTTGAGCAGCATCTCAAACATTTCGTCCGAGAGCATCTGTCTCATGGACTTGATCCAAGTGATGAGATGTTAAGACAAGAATCAAGGCGAGTTATATACGACTGCGATGACGAATGGAACCAAACCGTTGCGGACAATTCCGAATGGCTTGCAAGATTCCGGCGGCAACATGGATTTGTCCCCGTGGGAAACGATGGAAGAGATAACGCTGGTAAGGATGCGTAG
- a CDS encoding Putative cytochrome P450, with protein MLYSPTTAVLTCFVLLTAYLFACRLRDYARLRHVPGPYWAAWTDFWLIRNQLSGRLNFTLQDLNKQHGSVVRIAPNWVVCGDGAELRRMWAVRSPWKRGLWYRGLRIDPYRDSTISTINDKTHEALRSKLAAGYSGKDVDGVHELINEQVAGLVNLLETKYLSTDTTFKTVDLARKVQFFTLDVISSLAFGNKLGYLDSDNDTFRYIETTERTVPAMLAAALMPSLIEIIQSPRLKWLMPDTKNMTGIGHVMKMARDVVQERYGDKPVVKRDMLGSFIAHGLSKEDAEGETLVQIIAGSDTSATAIRSTMLFLITNPHVYARLQAEIDNAIKLGRISSPITDEEARKFDYLQAVIREGLRLWPPATGLLPKVSEQDEVVCGVHIPAGTNVAWAPWTVMRSKETFGEDADLFRPERWLGISEERYRAMDQQVMMDFASGSRWECLGKNIAMIELNKVYVELLRRFDITLLDPTNPWKSFNAAFFIQSDLHVKVTRRFSTS; from the exons ATGCTGTACTCTCCAACCACGGCAGTCTTGACCTGCTTTGTACTCTTGACCGCCTATCTGTTCGCATGCCGACTTCGTGATTATGCACGTCTTAGACACGTTCCTGGGCCCTATTGGGCTGCCTGGACCGATTTCTGGTTGATACGGAATCAATTGAGCGGCAGGCTCAATTTTACCCTGCAAGACCTCAATAAACAGCATG GGTCTGTCGTTCGGATCGCTCCCAATTGGGTCGTctgcggcgatggcgccgagctgCGCCGCATGTGGGCAGTTCGCTCGCCTTGGAAACGAGGACTTTGGTATCGCGGCTTACGAATCGACCCTTACCGAGACAGTACCATCTCTACGATAAACGACAAGACTCACGAGGCCCTCAGGTCCAAACTGGCGGCTGGCTATTCGGGAAAGGACGTGGACGGCGTACACGAGCTCATCAATGAGCAGGTTGCTGGACTCGTCAACTTGCTGGAAACCAAGTACCTTTCTACCGACACCACCTTCAAGACAGTCGATCTGGCGCGAAAGGTCCAGTTTTTTACCCTCGATGTCATTTCCTCCTTGGCGTTCGGAAACAAGCTTGGCTACTTGGACTCTGACAATGACACGTTCCGCTACATCGAGACCACGGAGAGGACCGTCCCGGccatgttggcggcggcactGATGCCCTCGCTCATCGAGATCATACAGTCACCGAGGCTAAAATGGCTCATGCCGGACACCAAAAACATGACAGGCATTGGCCATGTCATGAAGATGGCCCGCGACGTTGTGCAGGAACGCTACGGCGATAAACCCGTCGTCAAGCGTGACATGCTGGGGTCTTTTATCGCTCATGGGTTGTCGAAGGAGGACGCTGAAGGCGAGACTCTGGTTCAAATCATTGCAGGATCCGATACTTCTGCAACAGCAATCCGTTCTACAATGCTGTTCTTGATCACCAACCCACACGTTTATGCTCGTCTGCAGGCCGAAATAGACAACGCCATCAAATTAGGTCGGATATCCTCACCGATtaccgacgaggaggctAGGAAGTTCGATTACCTCCAGGCCGTTATCAGAGAGGGTCTGCGACTATGGCCGCCCGCGACCGGGTTGCTGCCCAAGGTCTCGGAGCAAGACGAGGTTGTCTGCGGAGTACATATACCGGCAGGTACTAATGTCGCCTGGGCGCCGTGGACTGTCATGCGAAGCAAAGAGACCTTTGGTGAAGATGCCGACTTGTTCCGCCCAGAACGTTGGCTTGGGATTTCCGAAGAGAGGTACAGGGCGATGGACCAGCAAGTCATGATGGACTTTGCTTCCGGCAGCCGATGGGAGTGTCTCGGCAAGAACATCGCCATGATCGAGCTAAACAAAGTTTATGTTGAG CTGCTGAGAAGATTCGATATTACGTTGCTGGACCCCACGAATCCTTGGAAGTCCTTCAACGCCGCTTTCTTCATCCAGAGTGACTTGCATGTCAAAGTAACGCGGCGATTCTCTACATCTTGA
- a CDS encoding Putative S-adenosyl-L-methionine-dependent methyltransferase superfamily translates to MAEAFHPAGSLQHSPAPAERRGSPESTPAPTSVEENALPPVEPLPTLTSELEPGLQIEVDAADVSDVDSALDVPTRDSLTSLRSSLRQYQHENGRTYHAMSAGKYFLPNDESEVDRLDLQHYVMTLTLGGNHCLCPKNRGANRVLDLGTGTGIWSVEYADAHPEAEVIGVDLSPVQPDLVPPNCSFELDDLEKDWTWSRPFDFIFCRMMTGSFSDNMSIVQKVFDALEPGGYFEAQDMALPLGCDDGTLTVDSDLWKWVLLVMEGMEKFGRPVSAAQQWKQLMETAGFVDVVETIYKWPTNRWPRDQHYKELGMWSLENMDQALEPATLAPLTRALGWTYEEVIVLVSKARKVMRDPTVHAYWPIFIVHGRKPGSPRG, encoded by the exons ATGGCCGAGGCATTCCATCCGGCAGGCTCTCTGCAGCATTCGCCGGCACCAGCCGAGCGCCGCGGTTCGCCCGAGTCtacaccggcgccgacctcaGTGGAAGAGAATGCGTTGCCGCCAGTGGAACCTTTACCCACGCTTACATCTGAGTTGGAGCCTGGGTTGCAGATC GAAGTTGACGCGGCCGATGTATCCGACGTGGATTCTGCACTAGATGTT CCTACTCGGGACTCTCTTACCTCATTGCGATCTAGCCTTCGGCAGTATCAACATGAGAACGGACGTACATATCATGCCATGAGTGCAGGAA AATATTTCTTGCCGAATGACGAG TCTGAGGTCGATCGACTGG ACCTTCAACACTATGTCATGACATTGACGTTGGGGGGAAATCATTGTCTCTGTCCCAAGAACAGGGGTGCCAACCGAGTTTTGGacctcggcaccggcacaGGCATCTGGTCTGTAGAGTACG CGGATGCCCATCCTGAAGCAGAG GTTATAGGTGTTGATCTCAGTCCCGTGCAACCTGACCT TGTCCCTCCCAACTGCTCTTTTGAG CTCGATGACCTTGAAAAAGATTGGACATGGTCAAGGCCTTTTGATTTCATATTCTGCCGCATGATGACAGGCAGCTTCTCTGACAACATGAGTATCGTGCAGAAGGTATTCGA CGCATTAGAGCCTGGTGGTTATTTTGAGGCACAGGACATGGCACTTCCTCTTGGCTGTGACGACGGCACTCTCACCGTGGATTCGGACCTTTGGAAATGGGTCCTCCTTGTCATGGAAGGTATGGAGAAGTTTGGCCGTCCTGTGAGTGCTGCTCAGCAATGGAAGCAGCTCATGGAAACCGCTGGCTTCGTGGATGTTGTCGAGACAATTTACAAGTGGCCAACGAACCGCTGGCCTCGAGATCAACACTATAAAGAGCTAGGAATGTGGAGTCTGGAGAACATGGACCAGGCTTTAGAACCGGCGACACTTGCACCCCTCACGAGAGCGCTTGGCTGGACCTACGAGGAGGTCATTGTCTTGGTCAGTAAGGCAAGGAAGGTCATGAGAGATCCCACTGTCCATGCGTATTGGCCGAT ATTCATCGTACACGGCCGTAAACCTGGCTCCCCGAGGGGGTAG
- a CDS encoding Putative Cellulose-binding domain, fungal, Cellulose-binding domain superfamily, giving the protein MRFSATSAALVALAASSQAMNISASSDLDGSVWQALAPVEARTFEDMPRNRPIKRQSGWSPPSNIVTPLKQVWDHCKSTYTNSLFGFKNFGWDQVVATKGTINVCVRWESSASVTEAQRTQVAKALNTAHQSWYKWLYGYDNFPYSNIKVNVVGWAVRDKSLLQGSTSGIDVYTDKDGEGIPQCAESCGRFFNQNGDYSKCAGGAARHYDQSLWLTDGMGGGAGGDWGQRIGREYFMGALDSANIHILQHEIGHTYGLDDFYDWTPTGVSSFIMLAGSAAQITDFDGWMLRNWWYELSRNRGWQSSSAGSASGSAAPATSASTKPTVKAVTSVAAPKTAAAAPTKAASSGATVDAWAQCGGGGYTGPTVCVSGFKCVKTNEWYSQCLTA; this is encoded by the exons ATGCGTTTCTCTGCTACTTCAGCTGCCCTTGTGGCTTTGGCGGCCTCCTCTCAGGCCATGAACATTTCGGCTTCTTCCGACCTCGACGGATCCGTGTGGCAGGCCCTCGCCCCCGTCGAAGCCCGGACATTCGAGGACATGCCCCGAAACCGTCCCATCAAGAGACAATCGGGTTGGAGCCCGCCTTCCAACATTGTCACGCCTCTGAAGCAGGTTTGGGACCATTGCAAGAGCACCTACACCAACAGTCTGTTTGGATTCAAGAACTTTGGCTGGGACCAGGTTGTTGCCACCAAGGGCACCATCAATGTCTGCGTTCGCTGGGAGTCTAGCGCTTCTGTCACAGAGGCTCAGCGCACTCAAGTTGCCAAGGCCTTGAACACGGCTCACCAGAGCTGGTACAAGTGGCTCTACGGCTACGACAACTTCCCCTACTCCAACATCAAGGTCAACGTGGTTGGTTGGGCTGTCCGCGACAAGAGCCTTCTCCAGGGCTCGACTTCCGGTATCGACGTCTACACCGACAAGGATGGTGAGGGCATTCCCCAGTGCGCCGAATCCTGTGGTCGCTTCTTCAACCAGAATGGCGACTACAGCAAATGTGCTGGTGGTGCCGCCCGCCACTACGACCAGTCTCTCTGGCTCACCGATGGCATGGGCGGTGGTGCCGGCGGTGACTGGGGCCAGCGCATCGGCCGCGAGTACTTCATGGGTGCTCTGGACTCTGCGAACATCCACATCCTCCAGCACGAGATTGGCCATACCTACGGCCTCGATGATT TCTACG ACTGGACCCCCACCGGTGTCTCTAGCTTCATCATGCTTGCTGGCTCCGCCGCTCAGATCACCGACTTTGACGGCTGGATGCTGCGCAACTGGTGGTATGAGCTCTCCCGTAATCGTGGTTGGCAATCGAGCAGCGCCGGTTCCGCCTCCGGCTCTGCGGCTCCTGCTACGTCCGCGTCCACCAAGCCTACGGTCAAGGCCGTCACCTCTGTTGCCGCCCCTAAaactgccgctgccgccccgaCCAAGGCGGCCAGCTCCGGTGCGACTGTCGACGCATGGGCTCAGTGCGGTGGCGGAGGCTACACCGGCCCTACCGTCTGTGTATCTGGCTTCAAGTGCGTCAAGACCAACGAGTGGTACTCTCAGTGTCTTACAGCATGA
- a CDS encoding Putative concentrative nucleoside transporter domain-containing protein, whose translation MTIPPSAMASQVTEVNQTNNTGATGGTPLRRDSDPALDIHNQQHHHHHPSAVDAKGHGDNVTYVPTDVSTVPHHADAPHDIEKGEKLSGPPDYDGEKAAVVSSNDEEEEPQRRSIFAWFKRWWKAIYKDYRFHVQSVVILLITAWWVASLVLHRNDKNWVVPFLVWLGCFLRYVFNFVPSSYAARPIKFAWHHSAVYIYNFIPAKFRTLAGGALTLAVIIVGTFASEEVADNTHENRAVSIFGLVFFLFCFWATSHDRRRINWRPVIGGMLSQYIIALFVLRTSVGYDIFKFIADRAGDLLGFANQGTIFLTAESVIDLHWFISGVIPPIIFFVALVQLMYHVGFLQWFISKFATFVFWALEVSGAEAVVAAATPFIGQGESAMLVRPFVPHMTKAEIHQIMTCGFATISGSVLVAYINLGLNAQAMVSSCVMSIPASIAISKLRYPENEETLTAGKVVIPPDDEHEAKNAIHAFANGAWLGIKIAGTIIACLLCILAFIALIDALLTWVGSYIQIKELTINFITGYLFVPLAFFLGVPRDGDLLKVARLIAMKVVANEYVAFSAMKEPEYLELSPRSQLIATYALCGFGNISSLGIQIGILSQLAPSRGGDVSALAVSALFSGVIATLTSAAVAGLVVTHQTTQLA comes from the exons ATGACAATTCCCCCTTCAGCCATGGCTTCCCAGGTCACCGAGGTCAACCAGACCAACAACACCGGCGCCACCGGCGGGACGCCGCTCCGCCGCGACTCGGACCCGGCACTGGACATCCACAACCAGcagcatcaccaccaccaccccagCGCTGTCGATGCCAAGGGCCACGGCGACAATGTGACGTACGTGCCGACTGACGTCTCGACCGTTCCTCACCACGCCGATGCGCCACACGACATCGAGAAGGGCGAAAAGCTCAGCGGTCCTCCTGActacgacggcgagaaggcaGCTGTGGTGTCCTCCaacgatgaagaggaagagccACAGCGTCGTAGCATTTTCGCCTGGTTCAAAAGATGGTGGAAGGCAATTTACAAGGACTACAGGTTCCATGTCCAATCCGTGGTCATCCTTTTGATAACCGCCTGGTGGGTTGCTTCTCTCGTGTTGCACCGAAACGACAAGAATTGGGTTGTTCCATTCCTCGTATGGCTCGGCTGCTTCCTCCGCTACGTTTTCAACTTCGTCCCGAGCTCCTACGCCGCCCGGCCCATCAAGTTTGCGTGGCATCACAGCGCCGTGTACATCTACAACTTTATCCCCGCCAAGTTCCGCaccttggccggcggcgccttgacgctcgccgtcatcatcgtcggtACTTTCGCATCGGAGGAGGTGGCCGACAACACCCATGAGAACCGCGCCGTCTCCATCTTCGGTCTggtgttcttcttgttctgctTCTGGGCGACGTCCCACGACCGCAGGCGCATCAACTGGCGTCCCGTCATCGGTGGCATGTTGTCGCAGTACATCATCGCGCTTTTCGTGCTTCGCACCTCCGTCGGATACGACATCTTCAAGTTCATCGCCGACCGCGCGGGTGACTTGCTCGGCTTCGCCAACCAGGGAACTATTTTCTTGACCGCTGAGAGCGTCATCGACCTCCACTGGTTCATCTCCGGCGTCATCCCtcccatcatcttcttcgtcgcccttgtccaGCTCATGTACCACGTCGGCTTCCTCCAGTGGTTTATCAGCAAGTTCGCAACCTTTGTCTTCTGGGCGCTCGAGGTGtccggtgccgaggccgtcgttgccgccgccaccccctTCATCGGCCAGGGCGAGTCTGCCATGCTGGTCCGTCCTTTCGTCCCTCATAtgaccaaggccgagatCCACCAGATCATGACGTGCGGTTTTGCAACCATCTCCGGCTCCGTTCTCGTTGCCTACATCAACCTCGGCCTCAACGCCCAGGCCATGGTGTCGTCCTGCGTCATGTCCATCCCTGCTTCCATCGCCATCTCCAAGCTTCGCTACCCCGAGAACGAGGAGACCCTGACCGCCGGAAAGGTCGTCATCccccccgacgacgagcacgagGCCAAGAACGCCATCCACGCCTTCGCCAACGGTGCTTGGCTGGGTATCAAGATCGCCGGTACCATCATCGCCTGTCTTCTCTGCATCTTGGCCTTCATCGCCCTGATTGATGCTTTGTTGACTTGGGTGGGAAGCTACATCCAGATCAAGGAACTGACCATCAACTTCATCACCGGTTACCTTTTTGTTCCGCTTGCGTTCTTCCTGGGTGTTCCCCGTGACGGAGACTTGCTTAAGGTCGCCCGCCTGATTGCTATGAAGGTCGTCGCT AACGAGTACGTTGCTTTCTCCGCGATGAAGGAGCCCGAATATCTCGAACTCTCTCCTCGCTCTCAGCTGATTGCTACCTACGCCCTATGCGGGTTCGGCAACATCAGCTCTCTCGGCATCCAGATTGGTATCTTGAGTCAGTTGGCTCCCAGCCGTGGTGGCGACGTCAGCGCTTTGGCTGTCTCCGCCTTGTTCTCTGGTGTCATAGCGACCTTGAcctctgctgctgttgctggtcTTGTTGTCACTCATCAGACGACTCAGCTGGCTTGA